The following are encoded in a window of bacterium SCSIO 12643 genomic DNA:
- a CDS encoding oligosaccharide flippase family protein yields MQKKFITNLGFLLFLNLLIKPFWVLGIGIGVQNAVGIESYGIYFTMLNFSFLFHIFLDFGINNFQNRNISQNPKAAGQLLSTLSVVKLGFGLLFVILVMTIGKYVKNYPDHYLYLLLLIGVNQVLLSIVLFLRANLAGLQFFKVDSIISVLDRLLMIAICGVLLWTDLIKVPFRIEWFAYAQGAAYMSTIVVALAILLFEAKVKIEKPQFDVLPKIVKDSFPYAMLTLIMTIYYRIDVIMIESILPDGAKEAGIYAQGYRLPEMASMFALLFATLLLPMFSKMLAQKEKIENLMSLSFRLLVTPAIIGAIVISFFSIDVVRILFDAEFEKSAEIQTILMYTFIPLASTYVFGTLLTANGDMKVLNVISFIGLIINVGLNYGLIPSIGIKGAAMATLVTQIVVVGLQLLYIKKAFVVKPRWQLIASLILFSGGLYAMAEIICLFDIDHKLMMAILLIFSVGWAFVTRLINLKGIYNILKFGDK; encoded by the coding sequence GTGCAAAAGAAGTTCATTACCAATTTAGGATTTCTCTTATTTCTGAATCTACTGATTAAGCCTTTTTGGGTTTTAGGGATTGGTATTGGGGTCCAGAATGCAGTTGGAATTGAATCGTATGGGATTTATTTTACCATGCTGAACTTCTCTTTTTTGTTCCATATTTTCCTGGATTTCGGTATTAATAATTTCCAAAACCGGAATATTTCCCAGAATCCAAAAGCAGCCGGACAGTTGTTGTCTACCTTGTCGGTAGTCAAACTGGGATTTGGATTGTTGTTCGTGATTTTGGTAATGACTATCGGGAAGTATGTCAAAAATTATCCCGATCATTATCTCTACCTTCTTCTGCTCATTGGAGTAAATCAAGTGTTACTTTCAATCGTGTTGTTTCTGAGAGCCAATTTAGCCGGACTTCAATTCTTTAAAGTGGATAGTATCATTTCGGTACTGGATAGACTCCTGATGATTGCAATTTGTGGCGTGCTGTTATGGACCGATTTGATAAAAGTTCCTTTTAGAATTGAGTGGTTTGCGTATGCTCAGGGCGCTGCGTATATGTCAACAATAGTAGTGGCTTTGGCCATTTTATTGTTTGAAGCAAAAGTCAAAATTGAAAAGCCACAGTTTGATGTCTTGCCTAAAATCGTAAAGGATAGTTTCCCTTACGCGATGTTGACCTTGATCATGACGATTTATTATAGAATAGATGTCATCATGATTGAAAGTATTTTACCAGATGGCGCAAAAGAGGCTGGGATTTATGCACAAGGATATCGTTTACCTGAGATGGCAAGTATGTTTGCATTATTATTCGCCACATTATTGTTACCCATGTTCTCAAAAATGCTGGCGCAAAAAGAAAAGATTGAGAATCTGATGTCGCTTTCATTTAGGTTATTGGTTACCCCGGCAATTATTGGAGCAATAGTCATTTCTTTCTTCAGTATTGATGTGGTTAGAATTTTGTTTGATGCTGAGTTTGAAAAATCAGCAGAGATTCAAACTATCCTGATGTATACATTTATTCCATTGGCTTCTACCTATGTTTTTGGAACACTGCTCACAGCAAATGGAGATATGAAGGTGCTCAATGTGATCTCATTTATAGGGTTGATAATCAACGTGGGGTTAAATTATGGTTTGATCCCAAGTATTGGAATTAAAGGAGCTGCAATGGCCACTTTAGTTACTCAAATTGTTGTGGTCGGACTTCAGTTATTATACATCAAAAAAGCGTTTGTAGTAAAACCCAGATGGCAACTGATTGCGAGTCTTATTTTGTTCTCTGGAGGGCTATATGCCATGGCTGAAATCATTTGTTTGTTTGACATTGATCATAAATTAATGATGGCGATACTCCTGATCTTCTCTGTGGGTTGGGCTTTTGTCACCCGATTAATTAACTTAAAAGGGATTTATAATATTTTAAAATTTGGTGATAAATAG
- a CDS encoding peptidylprolyl isomerase yields MYKYFLFAILFMGLFACSSEPKTETVAPSQPKIEKKKETPVKEKVKPQPIKKEYPRITNQNVVQFLTRYGKENKETVIRLTCPYGDIDIKLYNNTPLHRANMIYLTKRGYFDLTQFYRVSKDFVDQAGNSDEWECQEMRAEIGGYTLPAEFNTQNIHKYGAVAMARRYDKNPTKRSSPFEFYITLGRPYNATEIRAHEREFGTSYSDEQKTIYKKIGGTPFLDQQHTVIGEVISGIEVAQELNKVKVDNREWPLTEIPISMKVIR; encoded by the coding sequence ATGTATAAATATTTTCTTTTCGCCATACTGTTTATGGGGCTATTCGCCTGCTCTTCAGAACCTAAAACTGAGACAGTAGCACCATCTCAACCTAAAATTGAAAAGAAAAAGGAAACTCCGGTTAAAGAGAAAGTAAAACCTCAACCGATCAAAAAAGAATATCCACGCATTACCAATCAGAATGTGGTTCAATTTTTAACTCGATACGGGAAAGAAAATAAAGAAACCGTAATTCGACTGACTTGTCCATATGGGGATATCGATATCAAACTTTACAACAACACGCCACTACACCGTGCCAACATGATCTACCTGACAAAAAGAGGTTATTTTGATCTCACTCAATTTTATAGAGTCTCTAAAGATTTTGTGGATCAAGCTGGAAATTCTGACGAATGGGAATGTCAGGAAATGCGTGCGGAAATTGGGGGGTATACACTTCCTGCAGAATTCAACACGCAAAACATCCATAAATATGGTGCAGTAGCTATGGCCAGACGTTATGATAAAAACCCAACCAAAAGGTCATCCCCTTTTGAATTCTATATCACTTTAGGGCGTCCATATAATGCCACAGAAATTCGTGCCCACGAAAGAGAGTTTGGCACTTCTTATTCGGATGAACAAAAGACGATCTATAAGAAAATCGGAGGTACCCCATTCTTAGATCAACAGCATACGGTAATTGGCGAAGTGATCAGTGGAATTGAAGTTGCACAAGAACTGAACAAGGTAAAAGTGGACAACAGAGAGTGGCCGTTGACAGAGATTCCAATCTCTATGAAAGTGATTCGTTAA
- the odhB gene encoding 2-oxoglutarate dehydrogenase complex dihydrolipoyllysine-residue succinyltransferase: protein MSLEMKIPSPGESITEVEIAQWLVESGDYVETDQIIAEIDSDKATLELPAEASGVITLIAEEGDTVEVGQVVCNIDTDAEKPEGFESAVAETKEEAPAPTAESKPAPTASAPAVDVKATPLAKEVMKQNAVNPAKVNPSGSNGKIVRGDVDLYLTGGVDASTIYTPTGERNESRKKMSMLRRKLSKRLVSVKNDTAMLTTFNEVDMKPIMDLRKKYKQAFGEKHGVGLGFMSFFTKACAEALNLYPLVNSMIDGEEIISYDYADIAIAVSAPKGLMVPVIRNAETMSLAEIEAEVKRLALKAREGKLSLDEMTGGTFTITNGGVFGSMLSTPIINPPQSAILGMHNIVERPVAIDGKVEIRPIMYVALSYDHRIIDGKDSVGFLKTVKEMLENPTKLIFGGKEPAEVLLGL from the coding sequence ATGAGTTTGGAAATGAAAATCCCGAGTCCGGGAGAATCGATAACGGAAGTAGAAATCGCACAATGGCTTGTAGAGTCGGGCGACTATGTAGAAACGGATCAAATTATAGCTGAGATTGATTCGGATAAAGCTACATTGGAATTACCTGCTGAAGCTTCAGGGGTGATAACTTTAATTGCTGAAGAAGGTGATACTGTTGAGGTAGGGCAAGTGGTTTGTAATATTGATACAGACGCTGAAAAACCAGAAGGCTTTGAGTCTGCAGTAGCGGAAACTAAAGAAGAGGCTCCCGCACCTACAGCTGAATCTAAGCCAGCTCCAACAGCTTCTGCACCAGCAGTGGATGTAAAAGCAACACCTTTGGCCAAAGAAGTAATGAAGCAAAACGCTGTGAATCCTGCTAAGGTAAATCCATCAGGTTCTAATGGTAAAATCGTTAGAGGTGATGTAGATTTATATTTAACTGGAGGAGTAGATGCGTCTACCATTTATACACCAACCGGAGAGCGTAACGAAAGTCGTAAGAAGATGAGTATGTTACGTAGAAAACTATCTAAGCGTTTAGTTTCAGTTAAGAATGATACGGCTATGTTGACCACATTTAATGAGGTAGACATGAAGCCAATCATGGATTTACGTAAAAAATACAAACAAGCATTCGGAGAGAAACATGGTGTAGGCTTAGGGTTTATGTCATTTTTCACTAAGGCATGTGCGGAAGCGTTGAATCTATATCCATTGGTTAACTCAATGATCGATGGTGAGGAAATCATTTCTTACGATTATGCAGATATCGCAATTGCGGTTTCAGCTCCTAAAGGATTGATGGTTCCTGTGATTCGTAATGCAGAGACGATGAGCTTAGCCGAGATTGAAGCAGAAGTGAAACGTTTGGCATTGAAAGCACGTGAAGGTAAATTGAGTTTGGATGAAATGACCGGAGGAACATTTACGATCACCAATGGTGGGGTGTTTGGATCGATGTTGAGTACACCAATTATCAATCCTCCTCAAAGCGCTATTTTAGGAATGCACAATATTGTTGAGCGTCCGGTGGCCATTGACGGTAAGGTAGAAATTCGCCCGATTATGTATGTAGCATTAAGCTATGATCACAGAATTATTGATGGAAAAGATTCAGTTGGATTCTTGAAAACTGTAAAAGAAATGTTGGAAAACCCAACGAAGTTGATCTTTGGAGGAAAAGAACCGGCAGAAGTTTTATTGGGTCTATAA
- a CDS encoding 2-oxoglutarate dehydrogenase E1 component — translation MDNYSYVGNGDVNAINEVYEQYKANPENVDATWKEFFQGFEFALEQYDGGEIPANVEKEFKVYQLIDGYRTRGHLFTKTNPVRTRRAYTDTISIEYYGLQESDLNTVFHAGKTLGIGSTTLKEIIAFLEQTYCKSIGVEYVYNRKPEQLDWIVKRVEKNRNTPDYSKDQKLRIYGKLNDAVEFESFLHKKFVGQKRFSLEGGEALIPALYALMENGSDLGVKELIIGMAHRGRLNVLANIFKKPLERIFTEFAGLDYDDELFDGDVKYHLGSTRLVKTNKGKELKLTLAPNPSHLEAVGPVVEGITRAKIDNELESSDEALPIVIHGDASISGQGVVYEVVQMAQLNGYKTGGTIHIVINNQVGFTTNYIDGRSSTYCTDVGKVSLSPVFHVNGDDVESVVHVMEIAMDFRQRYKKDVFIDLLGYRKFGHNEGDEPRFTQPILYKAIAKHKNPKDIYAAKLIQEGILSASYAKETKEAFEKELNKGLEVAKTEEHADIQDFMKETWKDLSVPVIGDVLKPVETAISEDQVRTLGVALNDLPKDKKFFRKIQKLFDARKEMLNTDKLDWAMGELLAYASLLTEGHDVRISGQDVERGTFSHRHATVMVEDSEEKYVPLRNLQEKQGSFSIYNSFLSEYAVLGFDYGYASASPNSLVIWEAQFGDFANGAQIIFDQFLSAAEDKWKTMNGMVILLPHGYEGQGAEHSSARMERFLQLAAEDNFVVANCTSPANYFHLLRRQLKRDFRKPLVVFTPKSLLRHPQCVSKVSDFANGAFEEIIDDTVDAANVKRVVFLNGKIYYDLIAKREELKRDDVAIVRLEQLYPLNMEKIEAIVEKYKGAELFWVQEEPENMGAWGYILRKMRKFNLDVISRRSSGSPASGSSKAFEYRQNKIIDQVFK, via the coding sequence ATGGACAATTATTCCTACGTAGGGAACGGAGATGTGAACGCCATAAACGAGGTTTATGAGCAATACAAAGCGAATCCTGAGAATGTAGATGCAACTTGGAAAGAATTTTTTCAGGGATTCGAATTTGCGTTAGAGCAATATGATGGCGGGGAAATACCAGCCAATGTAGAAAAAGAGTTTAAGGTTTATCAACTCATTGATGGCTACAGAACAAGAGGACACCTGTTTACAAAGACAAACCCTGTTCGTACCAGAAGAGCGTACACCGACACGATTTCAATTGAATATTACGGACTACAAGAAAGTGATTTAAATACTGTTTTCCATGCAGGAAAAACATTAGGTATCGGATCAACTACGCTTAAGGAAATTATTGCGTTCTTAGAGCAAACGTACTGTAAGTCAATTGGAGTAGAGTATGTTTACAACCGTAAGCCAGAGCAATTAGACTGGATTGTGAAGCGGGTAGAGAAAAACAGAAATACACCTGATTATTCTAAAGATCAAAAACTTCGAATTTACGGTAAGCTAAATGATGCCGTAGAATTTGAAAGTTTTCTACATAAGAAATTCGTAGGGCAAAAGAGGTTTTCATTAGAAGGTGGCGAAGCATTAATTCCTGCTTTGTATGCTTTGATGGAAAATGGTTCTGATCTTGGTGTGAAAGAGTTGATTATTGGAATGGCACATCGTGGTCGTTTGAATGTTTTAGCAAATATCTTTAAAAAGCCTTTAGAAAGAATTTTTACGGAGTTTGCGGGGTTAGATTATGATGATGAATTGTTTGACGGTGATGTAAAATATCACCTGGGATCAACCAGATTGGTGAAAACCAATAAAGGAAAAGAGTTGAAATTGACTTTAGCTCCGAATCCATCTCACCTGGAGGCTGTAGGTCCGGTGGTAGAAGGAATTACCAGAGCAAAGATCGATAACGAATTAGAAAGTTCAGATGAAGCGTTGCCAATAGTGATTCATGGAGATGCATCTATTTCAGGTCAGGGAGTAGTGTACGAAGTGGTTCAAATGGCACAATTGAATGGATATAAAACAGGGGGTACAATTCATATTGTAATCAATAATCAAGTCGGATTTACTACGAATTATATCGATGGACGTTCCAGTACATACTGTACCGATGTAGGTAAAGTTTCTTTATCTCCGGTTTTCCATGTAAATGGTGACGATGTAGAGTCTGTTGTACATGTGATGGAAATCGCAATGGATTTCAGACAACGTTATAAAAAAGACGTTTTTATTGATTTATTAGGCTATCGTAAGTTTGGTCATAACGAAGGTGATGAGCCAAGATTTACACAGCCAATTTTATACAAAGCAATTGCGAAGCATAAGAACCCAAAAGATATTTATGCTGCGAAATTGATTCAGGAAGGAATCCTTTCCGCTTCTTATGCGAAAGAAACTAAGGAAGCTTTTGAAAAGGAATTAAATAAAGGTTTAGAAGTAGCGAAGACTGAAGAGCATGCAGATATTCAAGACTTCATGAAAGAAACCTGGAAAGATTTATCTGTTCCTGTGATTGGTGATGTATTGAAACCGGTGGAAACAGCAATTTCTGAAGATCAGGTGAGAACACTTGGGGTGGCATTGAACGATTTGCCTAAAGACAAAAAGTTCTTTAGAAAAATTCAAAAATTATTTGATGCACGTAAAGAAATGTTGAATACGGATAAACTGGATTGGGCCATGGGAGAACTTTTGGCTTATGCGAGTTTATTGACTGAAGGACATGATGTAAGAATCAGTGGACAGGATGTGGAAAGAGGGACTTTCTCGCATAGACATGCTACTGTAATGGTAGAAGACAGCGAAGAAAAGTATGTGCCTTTAAGAAATCTGCAAGAGAAACAAGGAAGTTTTAGCATTTACAATTCATTCTTATCTGAATACGCGGTATTAGGATTTGATTATGGATATGCTTCGGCATCTCCAAATTCATTGGTGATTTGGGAGGCACAGTTTGGTGATTTTGCCAATGGAGCACAAATCATTTTTGACCAGTTCTTATCTGCTGCAGAAGACAAGTGGAAGACCATGAATGGTATGGTGATATTATTGCCTCATGGATATGAAGGACAGGGAGCAGAGCACTCTAGTGCTCGTATGGAGCGTTTCCTACAATTGGCAGCTGAGGATAATTTTGTAGTGGCAAATTGTACAAGCCCTGCAAATTACTTCCATTTATTAAGAAGACAGTTAAAACGTGATTTCCGTAAGCCATTGGTTGTGTTTACACCAAAATCGCTTTTAAGACATCCACAATGTGTCTCTAAAGTTTCGGACTTTGCCAATGGAGCATTTGAAGAAATTATTGATGATACGGTAGATGCTGCAAATGTGAAACGTGTGGTATTCTTAAACGGTAAGATCTATTACGATTTAATTGCAAAGCGTGAAGAGTTGAAGCGAGATGATGTAGCGATCGTTAGATTAGAGCAATTGTATCCATTGAATATGGAGAAAATAGAAGCGATTGTGGAGAAATATAAAGGTGCTGAATTATTCTGGGTACAGGAAGAGCCAGAAAATATGGGTGCCTGGGGATATATCTTACGTAAGATGCGTAAGTTCAATTTAGATGTAATTTCGCGTAGATCAAGTGGAAGTCCTGCATCAGGATCTTCAAAAGCATTTGAGTATCGTCAAAATAAAATTATTGATCAAGTTTTTAAATAG
- a CDS encoding bifunctional riboflavin kinase/FAD synthetase, with the protein MKVYHGIEKFEPPKYAVVTTGTFDGVHCGHEEILNRIKTLAKKHDGETVVVTFDPHPRTVIHPDIDIKLLHTIDEKIDRLEKAGIDHFVIIPFTKEFSRTSSLSFVRDILIKELQTKLLVIGYDHQFGRNREGSITDLEEFSKVYDFEIEQIEARTFENINISSTKIRKALEEGDIETANVFLGYDFMISGKVAHGRKKGSSIGFPTANIEIESAYKIIPATGVYAVEVLIGDEMYGGMLNIGYNPTVSDERSRSIEVHIFNFNRTIYGEPIQVNFKKRTRSEKKFANIEALGVQLQKDQTEVLQILGI; encoded by the coding sequence TTGAAGGTATATCACGGAATAGAAAAGTTTGAACCACCCAAATATGCGGTGGTGACTACTGGGACTTTTGATGGCGTACATTGTGGGCATGAAGAGATATTAAATAGGATAAAGACGTTGGCGAAAAAGCATGATGGAGAGACGGTAGTTGTGACTTTTGATCCACATCCACGTACAGTGATTCATCCGGATATAGACATTAAGTTGTTGCATACTATTGATGAGAAAATCGATCGCCTGGAAAAAGCAGGGATTGATCATTTTGTCATCATTCCTTTTACCAAAGAGTTTTCACGAACCAGTTCGCTTTCTTTTGTCCGTGATATCTTGATTAAAGAGTTGCAAACTAAACTTTTGGTGATTGGTTATGATCATCAATTTGGGAGGAATAGAGAAGGTTCAATTACGGATTTAGAAGAGTTTTCAAAAGTTTACGACTTCGAGATTGAACAAATTGAAGCACGTACATTTGAGAATATTAACATCAGTAGTACCAAGATTCGCAAAGCACTAGAAGAAGGGGATATTGAAACCGCAAATGTCTTTCTGGGATATGATTTTATGATTTCGGGAAAGGTAGCACATGGACGTAAAAAAGGATCTTCGATAGGGTTCCCAACCGCAAATATCGAAATTGAAAGTGCGTATAAAATAATTCCTGCAACCGGAGTGTATGCTGTGGAAGTGTTGATTGGAGATGAGATGTATGGTGGGATGCTTAATATTGGCTACAACCCTACCGTAAGTGATGAACGTAGTAGGAGTATAGAAGTGCATATCTTCAATTTTAATCGTACTATTTATGGAGAACCCATTCAGGTGAACTTTAAAAAAAGAACCCGAAGCGAAAAGAAGTTTGCGAACATTGAAGCTTTAGGAGTTCAATTGCAAAAAGATCAAACCGAAGTATTACAAATCCTGGGAATATGA
- a CDS encoding leucine-rich repeat domain-containing protein: MKWFLTIWALSFSLILSAQQDSVYTDLDKAIQAGDSVKVLILKKQKLTEFPMEVCNLKNLQELNLSKNKITEIPAEISKLTELKELNLSRNKIDSIPGELGQLINLRVLELHHNSFRYLPGSIGNLKRLEYLDVDYTNLKDVPDELAYCRNLSFLNIRHSYVEPETADKIRKMLPHDCIKLFPLTCNCN; the protein is encoded by the coding sequence ATGAAATGGTTTTTGACCATTTGGGCTTTAAGTTTTTCGTTGATCTTGTCAGCACAGCAGGATAGTGTATATACTGATCTGGATAAAGCTATTCAAGCCGGAGATAGTGTGAAGGTCTTGATTTTAAAGAAACAAAAACTTACGGAGTTTCCGATGGAGGTTTGTAACCTCAAAAATCTTCAGGAACTCAATTTAAGTAAGAATAAGATTACTGAAATCCCAGCAGAAATTTCTAAACTAACGGAATTAAAAGAACTGAATCTGAGCCGAAATAAGATTGATTCTATTCCCGGAGAATTGGGACAATTAATAAATCTTAGAGTATTGGAATTACATCATAATTCGTTTCGATACTTGCCAGGATCCATTGGGAACTTAAAACGTTTGGAATATTTAGATGTAGATTATACCAATTTGAAAGATGTTCCGGATGAATTAGCCTATTGTAGAAATCTTAGTTTTTTGAATATTAGACATTCATATGTGGAGCCTGAAACAGCAGATAAAATCAGAAAAATGCTGCCGCATGATTGTATCAAATTATTCCCTTTAACTTGTAATTGCAATTAA
- a CDS encoding glycosyltransferase family 4 protein has product MKIAVNTRLLLPGKLEGIGWFTYETLKRITESHPEHEFLFLFDRQYSEEFIFSDNVTPIIVPLQARHPILYYIWFEWLIPPILRKNNVDLFLSPDGYLSLNSEKKQLAVIHDINFEYYPRHLPWFARKYYRFFFPKFSDKAKRIATVSQFSKEDLIRHYEAEPEKIDVVYNGVSDVYKPVSEEVKKQTRDQHTQGAPYFIFIGSIQPRKNLTQLFKAFDLFKKAHDTDIKLLIVGEKRWWTKAIRTAFDEMQFQDDVIFSGRLEQKELSEALASALALVYVSFFEGFGIPIVESMNCNVPVITSNVTSMPEVAGKAGVYVSPFDSASIREGMEKIAFDQKLVGELIEAGKVQREKFSWDKTAQALWNSIEKCVYES; this is encoded by the coding sequence TTGAAAATTGCAGTCAATACAAGGTTATTACTACCGGGTAAACTAGAAGGTATCGGATGGTTTACATATGAAACTCTAAAACGCATCACTGAATCACATCCTGAACATGAGTTCTTATTCTTGTTTGATCGTCAGTATAGCGAAGAGTTTATTTTTTCTGATAATGTAACCCCCATCATCGTACCGCTTCAGGCCAGACATCCGATTTTATATTATATCTGGTTTGAATGGCTGATTCCCCCGATTTTAAGGAAAAATAATGTAGACTTATTTCTATCTCCGGATGGGTACTTAAGTTTAAATTCAGAGAAAAAACAACTTGCGGTCATACACGACATCAACTTTGAATATTACCCAAGGCATCTGCCATGGTTTGCCAGAAAGTACTACCGTTTCTTTTTTCCGAAGTTCTCTGATAAAGCTAAAAGAATTGCTACAGTATCTCAATTTAGTAAGGAAGACCTGATCAGACATTATGAGGCAGAACCTGAAAAAATTGATGTGGTCTATAATGGTGTGAGCGATGTGTACAAACCTGTTTCTGAAGAAGTAAAAAAACAAACCAGAGATCAACATACGCAAGGGGCGCCATACTTCATTTTTATCGGATCTATCCAACCCCGAAAAAACCTCACTCAGTTATTCAAGGCTTTTGATCTTTTCAAAAAAGCACATGATACGGATATCAAATTGTTAATCGTAGGAGAAAAAAGATGGTGGACCAAAGCCATTCGAACAGCTTTCGATGAAATGCAATTTCAGGATGATGTTATTTTTTCAGGTAGATTAGAACAAAAAGAATTAAGTGAAGCGCTGGCATCTGCGTTGGCATTAGTCTATGTTTCCTTCTTTGAAGGATTTGGAATTCCAATTGTAGAATCTATGAATTGTAATGTTCCGGTAATTACTTCAAATGTAACATCTATGCCAGAAGTTGCCGGAAAAGCAGGTGTATACGTGAGCCCTTTTGACTCTGCCTCTATTCGTGAGGGAATGGAAAAAATAGCATTCGACCAAAAACTTGTTGGAGAATTGATCGAAGCTGGCAAAGTGCAAAGAGAAAAATTCAGTTGGGATAAAACAGCTCAGGCATTATGGAATTCGATTGAAAAATGTGTTTATGAGTCTTAA
- a CDS encoding ribonuclease HII yields the protein MSLKPFSQENILEAGCDEAGRGCLSGPVVAAAVILPPNFANDVLNDSKKLSEKKRYELRPIIEREAIAWAVGIVSNTKIDEINILNASFLAMTQAVKKLNQVPEHLLIDGNRFKSDLDIPFSCMVKGDSRFMSIAAASVLAKTYRDDIMLELHKEYPVYDWDKNKGYPTQKHRQQIAIHGATPHHRKSFTLLPKTV from the coding sequence ATGAGTCTTAAGCCTTTCTCTCAGGAAAATATTTTAGAAGCCGGATGTGATGAAGCTGGGCGTGGGTGTTTGTCAGGACCTGTGGTAGCCGCTGCGGTAATCCTCCCTCCCAATTTTGCCAATGATGTTCTGAACGACTCCAAAAAACTAAGCGAAAAGAAACGCTACGAATTACGCCCCATCATTGAGCGCGAAGCTATTGCATGGGCGGTTGGAATTGTTTCAAATACTAAAATTGATGAAATCAATATTTTGAATGCTTCTTTTCTAGCCATGACTCAAGCGGTAAAAAAACTGAATCAGGTTCCGGAACATTTATTAATTGATGGAAACCGATTTAAATCTGATTTAGACATTCCTTTTTCATGTATGGTAAAAGGAGACTCCAGATTTATGAGCATCGCTGCCGCTTCGGTGCTGGCTAAAACCTATCGTGACGACATCATGCTCGAACTTCATAAAGAATATCCGGTTTACGATTGGGATAAAAACAAGGGGTATCCAACTCAAAAGCATCGTCAACAAATTGCCATTCATGGCGCTACTCCACATCATAGAAAATCGTTTACACTTCTACCTAAAACAGTATAA
- a CDS encoding tail fiber domain-containing protein → MKFNLLPLLTLFVLSTISYNSYSQIQVWQNSNITMGYANAQPTEKVNINGDFYIHPVSSAFGSSNSGFYFRNYHNNTTSTGGTGTTWFDEPILLPQFSKTAWIGNANNEIYRVFATRFYSPNPTVYFSDRRLKTNIKLWDGSALSKVMKLNAYRYDMDATKYENVPEEKKAEIALESSNQIGFIAQELQDEFPEMVTNIPGTEYLGVNYSMMIPVLLEAIKEQQLQIEELQKKLEEIQANTK, encoded by the coding sequence ATGAAATTTAATCTATTACCATTATTGACTCTATTCGTATTATCGACAATTAGTTATAATTCTTATTCACAAATTCAAGTATGGCAAAATAGTAATATTACCATGGGTTATGCAAATGCTCAACCTACTGAAAAAGTGAATATTAACGGTGATTTTTATATTCATCCTGTAAGCTCCGCATTTGGAAGTTCTAATTCTGGTTTTTACTTTAGAAATTATCATAATAATACAACTTCTACTGGAGGTACTGGTACAACTTGGTTTGACGAACCAATACTTCTCCCACAATTCAGTAAAACTGCTTGGATTGGAAATGCTAATAATGAAATTTATAGAGTTTTTGCTACTCGTTTTTATTCTCCAAACCCTACAGTATACTTTTCAGATAGAAGACTAAAAACTAACATCAAGCTTTGGGATGGAAGTGCATTATCTAAAGTAATGAAATTAAATGCATATCGATATGATATGGATGCAACGAAGTATGAAAATGTTCCAGAAGAGAAAAAAGCTGAAATAGCATTGGAATCAAGTAATCAGATTGGGTTTATTGCTCAAGAACTTCAAGATGAGTTTCCAGAAATGGTTACAAATATTCCCGGAACGGAATATCTAGGGGTAAATTATTCTATGATGATACCTGTGCTTTTGGAAGCGATAAAAGAACAACAATTACAAATAGAAGAGTTACAGAAAAAACTTGAAGAAATTCAAGCAAATACTAAATAA